The Pseudopipra pipra isolate bDixPip1 chromosome 6, bDixPip1.hap1, whole genome shotgun sequence genome includes a region encoding these proteins:
- the CDKN1C gene encoding cyclin-dependent kinase inhibitor 1C produces MSNVHLSGAAALERLSARRALAGNGRSPVCRSLFGPVDHEELGRELRERLREMGEDDQRRWDYNFQTDTPLPGPGRLRWEEVEAGAVPAFYRETLQVGRCRVPLLQAPPSPPPPPAAGKGPGGRLSRENRAAPRRRGMRPRRRGPTARITDFFARRKRPAEPKAAAERPAGCPPPPAAVPAEQTPRKRLR; encoded by the exons ATGTCCAACGTGCACCTCTCCGGCGCCGCCGCCCTGGAGCGCCTCTCCGCCCGGAGAGCCCTGGCCGGGAACGGCCGCAGCCCCGTCTGCAGGAGCCTCTTCGGACCGGTGGACCACGAGGAACTGGGCCGGGAGCTGCGGGAGCGCCTGCGGGAGATGGGGGAGGACGACCAGCGCCGCTGGGACTACAACTTCCAGACCGACACGCCGCTGCCGGGGCCCGGCcgcctgcgctgggaggaggtggaggCCGGCGCCGTGCCCGCTTTCTACCGGGAGACTCTGCAGGTGGGACGGTGCCGCGTCCCCCTCCTCCAGGCGCCCCCTTCCCCGCCGCCACCCCCCGCCGCCGGGAAGGGGCCCGGGGGGCGCTTAAGCCGGGAGAAccgcgccgcgccccgccgccGCGGCATGCGGCCCCGCCGGAGGGGCCCGACGGCCCGCATCACAG ATTTCTTCGCGAGGAGAAAAAGGCCGGCGGAGCCCAAGGCGGCGGCGGAGCGTCCAGCCGGctgcccgccgccccccgccgccgtGCCGGCTGAGCAGACCCCCCGCAAGCGGCTCCGGTGA